The stretch of DNA CAGTTGGTTATGTCAAGTGTTAGGCAGAGCGACTTGGGAGTTTTGTAAAGCAAAAGGCTGCGCAGTCCTGATGCGGCAGGTTAGCTAGATTCCTGTCCGAGCGAGTTCATCGATCTTTCATTGCAAAGAAGGGGCTAAGTGAGTGAATTGCCACGAGATAGCAGTTGTACACATGGGCTGTGCGTTAAGTATCTTTGTTTCTGAAATACGCTATCTGCGGCATTAGTTTGTCTTGGCGGATGGTTAATACGGAATTTAACAGAGAATAGTATATCAATCGTTTTGTGAAACGACTTTATTTACCATTTCTTATTGGAATAAttagctagacttatgagaaCCAAGCATTGTTTGGATAGTTAGGAGGGCTAGTTGTACCCCTGTTTGCTACGGAATCAAGCAGAAGCTCTAGGTGTTCATACTTAATAAGCATACGGTTCATCAGGCATCAAGTGTCTAGGAAACAAGAAAAGGATGTCCATTGGCCATTATAGTAATCATATGAAGTAGAAATTTTCAGTGTCTAAATCCGCTAAATACTCTCTGTATACATCAGGTAAAAAATGGTTCCGTTTCCTTATTTTTATAAATCCTTATCCTATGGGGAAAAAAAGGGGGACAAAGGTCATCTTAAAAAACGAGGGCCCACCTGTCATCCTTTGGCTGTATCCCAACCCCAACCTGTGCTGCTGCTGTGCTCATCATCTTCGATCTCCCCTTCCCTTCCTTCCATTGTTGGCCTGAATCCCCAACCTCTGGTGCTCCTGCTCCAGCTCCGCCACCCCACCCCCAGACCCCGCAGTGATGGACGACTACGCCcgcgagatgatggagctcaagacGCTCGTCACCCGCACCCTCGAGAAGAAGGGCGTCCTCGCCAAGATTAGGGTTCGTACTCTCCCATTTCTCCCGTCCCTTCCTTGATCCGCTGCCTCCCGGAAGCCCCACGGATCTATCTTTCCCTGTCCCTCCGCTTTGGGGATCTACGCCTCCGCTTCCGCGATTTCCATCCGCATATCTTTTTTTCCCCCAAAATTTTAACGTGCACATTTTGAGTGCCTTGGCGCCGTTGGTTGCCTCTTACTTAGGATATGAGAGTGCTCACACATTGTTGAAGAGGGAAAAATTCACCTTGTATGATTTTGTTGGTCTAGTTGCCATCACGAACTGGTGTGCTCATTCTTGGCGAACTCGTTAGTTTGCTGCTCTACTTTTCAATCGAAAATGCTGTGCTCATCCTTGGCAAACTCAGAAGGAAATGCGCATATCCATCCTTTTCCTGTGGTTATCTGTTGAAGATGTTATGCACTATCAATTCACATATTTTCACTAGTTTCCTCATGGTGTTCCTCGCTGCATGACTAGGCTGAGCTGAGAGCAAGTGTGTTTGAGGCCATAGAAGAGGAGGATCGGGTGGTAGAGAATGAAGATGGTGGGAATCCTGCTTTGCTTGGTAGCTGCAATGACCGGGCTAAGCAACTGCATGCTTCACCTTCAGGTTTGCACTTCAAATGCGCCGGTTACATTAGTTGTTTCAAAATTATCTGTTATCCAGAAGCTACAGCTTATCTCTGATGCTCCTATGCGTATGCAACCTTTTTTTTCCCGTCATACACATTCCTCTACAATTTTGTACTACTTGTTCTCAAATATTCCACAAGAATAAAGGTTGATATTCTGTTGCATGATAATCTTTTCCCCTCTGGAAGTTGTGACCTTTTTTACATATTATATTTTTAGGTAAAAAGTTAGGACTATACCTGAAAGATACATATTAGTTTCTCTTGGTTGATGGTTCATGTGGGTCTTTGGTTTTGAATGATTCTGCATTGGTGTTAGTTCAAAGAAGCATGTCCATGATGTATTTTGTTGTCAATATTTATGTTATTTTAAGTCTCGTCACAGGATGATCTTCAGTACTTAATGGATAAAGTTTAGTCATGTGTTTTGCAAGCTGCCCATAAGATGGAATGATTTTACATTCTATAATTTCTGTGGCTTTCAGGTAGGTTATTAACAGCACTCGTATGTGAATACCTGGAGTGGGCACAACTAAGTCATACAATGAAAGTTTACTTGCCAGAGTGTAACCTGGTAAGTGGTGGTCATTGTTGTCATATTTTGTTTGTGCATTTTGGAAATCAAAATCCACTAATGTTTCCTGTTTCATTTTCAAATCAGCCCAAGGACTTCTGGAAGAATGAACTGAAGGACTTTTCTAACAGAAGTGGAGCTGAAGGGGGCAGGAGTGCTGAAAGTGGTCCCATGCTTTTAGATGTTCTCGAAGGTTATCTGAAATATGAGGTTCATCTCTGGCATGATTATTAACATAAGCAAGAATCATCTTTTTATTAATTCAAGTTTCCCAGTaaataaaaaaaggaaaagatttTGGGCAATCTAGCCAATATTTTTTCCCCTCTTATGCATTATGTTTGGTACCAAGGAAAGTTTTGAGACAGTTATGATACCCATGAAAGTGTTGCCTTGAACAAAAGAGAGGTTTTGTAATTCTGGATTCTCAGCTTAATGGGATAGGTATAATCAAGATCAAGCACATCTTCACTGTTTTTAAGTTTGCTAGAAAGATGAGACATTGGGGGAATGTAGAGAATGATTCTTAGCATAATAAGAATTGATGGAAATTGATATACTGTTTTTGAGTTCGGTCAGTTGTCTTACAATGCATGGCATTTGTTTATATTTACAATGCCTTATTATTATCATCACACTGAGATCTGTTTACATATGATATGTTGATCTCAACATATTGATGTAAAGATCTGTGGTCAAGATCTCCTTTTGATGATCTGTGTTGCTTGGGGTATGAGCTGCATCTATTCTGTTTTCTGTCTATGAACTTCAGTTCATTGCGTATAAGAATTTTGAAAATTTTCAGCATGGTTTTCGCTGTCCTTGAGCAAGTAAAGCTGCTTTACATACTTTCACTCTTATTAATAACAAAGTTTTTGTCATGAACCTCCAAATATAGTCAACAAAACTTTCCACGGTGTGCTTTGGTTGTCTAACTATGTTGTTTCGGTCAGAATTTATCTCAAACAAGGATGGGTGGTAGGAGGATGATGAGTTCAGAATCCGAACCATCACTAAATGCTGAAAATCGGAACATGAGGAGGCCACCATTATCATCAGTTGGGAGCCTGCCTCCTATGGGAAGGTAAGCATGATGCCATACTGTTGGAGTATATTGAGCCCATGTGTATAGAGGCCCATGTATATAACTAATATACCCTGTTTAGGGTTTGCTATGGGAAGATCACTGTTCATCATGGTATCAGCCTAGGTttgctctctctcctctctccacCCCCCAGCCCACCGCCGCCCGGCTTTCCCGCCGCCGCGCTGGTCCTCAAGGGGGtgccggccgcgggcgccgcggcTCCTCTGCTCCAAGCGCCGcaggggccgccgccggcgcagggGCCGCGGCAGCAGCCGCCTGTCGCCCTGGGCCCCCTGCAGCccgatgccgccgccgctggcgcggGCGTCGGGGCTGCGGGGCCCCagcagcgcgccgccgtcgatccGGCTGCCCTGCGGGCCGCTGCGCAGCTGCTGCAGGCCGCGGGCGCCGATCCGGTCGCCCTGCAGGCCGCTGTGCAGCTGCtgccggccgcgggcgccgatcCTGTCGCTGCGGCCAAGCAGCCCGTCGTCGATGCAGCGCCCGGTGTCGCACGGTCTGGCCTCGGGATGGCGCCCGAGGATGCGCCGCTCTCCGCCGCTGCCTTCCGTGGGCAGCAGGCCGACGCCGCTCTCGCCGTGGCCCTCCTCGCCGCCAAGTCGGAGGCTTCGGCGGCCCAGGAGCGGGTCCGTGTGGCAGCCCTCGCCTGGGAACGCGAGCGCGCCACGGCCGACGCCCTCGCTCTCCGGGTCGCTGAGGCGGAGCGCTACCTCCGCATCTCCTCCGGCCAGCCCGTCGACCCTGAGCacggcgcctcctcctccttcctggCCCCGCCCGCTAGATCTGGAGCCCGGTACGACCCGACCAACCCCATGGTCGCGCAGCTCCACCTCCAGGCAGCCGCCGTCCAGAACATCAGGGCCCTGGTCTCCGTCCTCCTCGACCCCGCGTCCTCCTCATACGGCCGCTGGCGGGACCAGGTCCTCCTCACCCTCCGCCGCTACGCCCTCGACGACCACGTCCTCGTCGACTCGCCAATCGAGGCGCGGGATGTGGTGTGGCTGCGCCTCGACAGCGTCGCCATGTCCTGGATCTTCGGGACCATCTCCCTGGATCTTCAGGACCTCGTCAGGACCCACGGCGGCACTGCGCGGCAGGCTTGGGTGGCGCTCGAGGGGCAGTTTCTCGGCAACGCCGAGTACCGCGCCCTCCAGCTCGACACCACTTTCCGCACCTTCGTCCAGGGGGACCTCTCCGTCGGTGAGTACTGCTGGCGGATGAAGAGCATGGCTGATGCTCTTCACGACCTCGGGGATCCGGTGTCCGATCGGGTCTTGGTGCTCAATGTCCTACGGGGCCTGAGTAGCACCTACGACCACCTGAAGAGCTGGATCGCCCGCCAGAGGCCCTTTCCCACCTTCCTGCAGGTCTGGGACGACCTCGCCCTTGAGGAGATCACCAGGGGTCTCGCGCCCGGATCCTCCTCGCCCAACCCCGCCGCGCTCGTTGCTGCTCCTGCCACCTCCCTCCTTGGTGCTGCTCCCGCCAGGCAGACCGGAGGAGGTGGGGGCCGTGGACGTCGCCGGCgacggggtggtggtggtggcactgGTGGCCCTGCTCCTGGGGGTACTGGTACCGGTGGGGGCCGTCGGGGCGCGCCGACCCCGGCTCCCGCTCCTGCCCCTGCCCCTGGAGGTACGCCCTGGCCATCCTTCAGCAACCCATGGTCAGGGCGCATCTCGATGTGGCCGTTCCAGGgtccggcggggggggggggggggggcttcgTCCTCAGCTCCAGCCGGCGGCCATGTTCACTGGTGCTGCTCCACTCTTCGCGCCGTCCTGGACCCCGCCCGCTCAGCCCAGCCAGCAGCCGACCTGGCCTGGGGGGTGGGGCCAGGCCGCTCTGGCGCAGTCCTTTAGCACCATGGGACTGACGCTGCCGGCCAGCACCGAGTTGATCGCCGACTCGGGTGTCTCGTTCCACACCACTCTTGATGCCGGTATCCTCTCTTCTGTCCGACCCCCACACCCCTCTTGTCCTTCTTCTATCATGGTTGGTGATGGGTCTTGCCTTCCTGTCACCGCCGTGGGTTCTGCTCCTCGTCTTCCTAATgttcttgttgctccttgaATGGTTCACAACCTTCTTTCTATTCACCAGTTTACTGCTGACAACTCCTGTTCTATCGAATTTGACTCCTCTGGTCTTAGTGTGAAGGATTCGGCTTCTCGGCGTCCACTCCTCCGATGTGACAGCCCGGGGCCCCTTTACACCCTTCGACTTCCTGCTTCCGCTGCCTCGCCGTCGGCTTCTTTGTCTGCTGCTTTTGCCGTGACTCCTTCCACCACCTGGCACCGCCGGCTTGGTCACCCCGGCCGCGACGTTTTGGCTCAGCTCAGCTGAAGTACCGATGCTCCTTGTACTAAGGCTCCTGCTGAGCACCTCTGTCATGCGTGCCAGTTAGGTTGTCATGTTAGACTTCcgtttttttcttcttcttcgcatGCTGCGCATGCTTTTGATCTGATTCACTGTGACCTATGGACATCTCCTGTACTCAGCCTGTCTGGTTATAAATATTATctagtcattgttgatgatttttctcatTACTCTTGGACTTTTTCTTTGCGCGCCAAGTCTGAGACCTTCCCCACCCTCCTCCACTTCTTTGCCTGGGTATCCACTCAGTTTGGCCTAACAGTTAAGGCCGTCCAGTGTGACAACAGGCGGGAGTTCGATAACTCCACCTCCCGGTCCTTCTGTCTCGGGGTGTTCTGCTGCGTATGTCATGTCCATATACCTCTCCTCAGAACGGCAAGGCTGAGCGGATGATTCGCACGACGAACGACGTCGTGCGCACCCTTCTGATCCAGGCCTCTCTGCCCCTGCGCTTCTGGGCTGAGAGCCTACACACCGCCACCTACCTGCTCAACCGTCTCCCGTCCACTGCTTCTCCTGCTCCCACTCCACACCACGCTCTCTTCGGTACCCCTCCTCGCTACGACCACCTTCGAGTCTTCGGGTGTGCGTGTTACCCTAACACCTCCGCCACCGCTTCTCACAAGCTGGCGCCCCGCTCGACTCGTTGTGTGTTCCTCGGGTACTCCCCTGACCATAAGGGGTACCGATGCCTTGACCTCACCTCTCGCCGCGTTCTGATCTCCCGACACGTCGTCTTTGACGAGTCGGATTTTCCCTACTCTACCTCCTCTACACCTTCTCCTGACCCCGAGCTGGAGACTCTGTTTCCGACTGACCCGGTGGTTCAGCCACCGTTACCTGTCTGTCCTTTTCCTGCAGGTTTCCCCGGCACGCCGGCATCGTTTCCGGTGATCCCTGTTGCGCCGAGCGCTGCCCCGGTGCCCGCGGTCGCGCCACGCGCGGTTCCCGGACCTCCGGTCGTGCCGCGCGCGGACCTGGTGTCTCCCGCTGCGCCACGCGCGGCCCTGGTGCCTTCACGTGCACCTGCGCGGTACGCCCAGCCGGTGCAGGTGTACCGGCGTTGCTCGGCGCCGACATTGGCGCCGCCTCCTACTTCGGAGGCTCCTGCGACGCCGACGccggagccgtcgccgccgccgcctcctcctccggctcccTCTCGAGCCGAGCCGGAGGTTTACCACCCGCCAGTCATCCATCGGGATCCTCGGCATATCCATCCCATGGTGACTCGGCGGA from Panicum hallii strain FIL2 chromosome 3, PHallii_v3.1, whole genome shotgun sequence encodes:
- the LOC112884351 gene encoding uncharacterized protein LOC112884351 produces the protein MAPEDAPLSAAAFRGQQADAALAVALLAAKSEASAAQERVRVAALAWERERATADALALRVAEAERYLRISSGQPVDPEHGASSSFLAPPARSGARYDPTNPMVAQLHLQAAAVQNIRALVSVLLDPASSSYGRWRDQVLLTLRRYALDDHVLVDSPIEARDVVWLRLDSVAMSWIFGTISLDLQDLVRTHGGTARQAWVALEGQFLGNAEYRALQLDTTFRTFVQGDLSVGEYCWRMKSMADALHDLGDPVSDRVLVLNVLRGLSSTYDHLKSWIARQRPFPTFLQVWDDLALEEITRGLAPGSSSPNPAALVAAPATSLLGAAPARQTGGGGGRGRRRRRGGGGGTGGPAPGGTGTGGGRRGAPTPAPAPAPAPGGTPWPSFSNPWSGRISMWPFQGPAGGGGGGFVLSSSRRPCSLVLLHSSRRPGPRPLSPASSRPGLGGGARPLWRSPLAPWD
- the LOC112884353 gene encoding protein TONNEAU 1b-like; protein product: MDDYAREMMELKTLVTRTLEKKGVLAKIRAELRASVFEAIEEEDRVVENEDGGNPALLGSCNDRAKQLHASPSGRLLTALVCEYLEWAQLSHTMKVYLPECNLPKDFWKNELKDFSNRSGAEGGRSAESGPMLLDVLEGYLKYENLSQTRMGGRRMMSSESEPSLNAENRNMRRPPLSSVGSLPPMGRSISSSHTSDRRGGSSASNTRKDEYNWRYDADDISEEVLRASTALENIQLDRKSRNLPTSWRHSGDGAE